A genomic region of Serratia fonticola contains the following coding sequences:
- a CDS encoding OprD family outer membrane porin, whose translation MKNSASWYFIVISLLSTGAQAADESFLSSPFFSDSQAELSLKNYWKYLKEDAANPKEVHNAWGQGVALGYQSGYLADIIGVNLDYYSAVKLGASDYFNTRGVLYNNGPGNNKNNAAGYSKIGQRYVKLKGDVGGAALNAQAGWQTLRNYGVISNSTRLSPTTYLGWSGGVAGAGLSLRGAYVERSMDRNSPDSLRLQTNDGRYINHLASGELGYESKTFNGQLAYGESQNYLRRQIVRMGLKANEKLSLGSQIYTTQALDDYKQMALGKRNFDRHANHYAFDAKWQEPLWSLKLGVAHTRAPKGGGELGFYPRHMSKNSRGTFTSMAYAGEDYMRDGETMMAAIAEYRITPEFTAGLTGNVGQFSYQGAAVRTGEINVFGRWVPTHPKLKNLTVFGMAGPGWSYKNVNKTPVLADGHYQTSHSLSAEFIAEYRFKLF comes from the coding sequence ATGAAAAACTCTGCTTCATGGTATTTTATTGTTATTTCGCTATTATCAACCGGCGCGCAAGCAGCCGATGAAAGCTTTCTGAGCTCTCCCTTTTTCAGCGACAGTCAGGCTGAATTATCACTAAAAAATTATTGGAAGTATCTTAAGGAAGATGCAGCCAATCCAAAAGAAGTGCATAACGCCTGGGGGCAAGGGGTCGCGTTGGGCTACCAATCTGGCTATCTGGCGGACATTATCGGTGTCAACCTCGATTACTACAGCGCGGTGAAACTGGGCGCCAGTGATTATTTCAATACCCGTGGGGTGCTCTACAACAACGGACCCGGCAATAACAAAAATAATGCGGCTGGCTACAGCAAGATTGGTCAGCGCTATGTCAAGTTGAAAGGGGACGTGGGGGGAGCCGCACTCAATGCGCAAGCAGGTTGGCAAACGCTGCGTAATTATGGCGTGATCTCCAACTCTACACGCCTTTCACCCACCACCTATCTCGGCTGGTCTGGCGGGGTGGCGGGTGCCGGGCTCTCTTTGCGCGGGGCTTATGTTGAACGTTCTATGGATCGTAACTCCCCTGACAGCCTGCGTTTGCAGACCAACGATGGCCGCTATATCAACCACCTTGCCAGCGGTGAATTGGGTTATGAGAGCAAAACGTTTAATGGCCAACTGGCGTATGGTGAATCACAGAACTACCTGCGTCGCCAGATCGTGCGCATGGGGCTGAAAGCCAATGAGAAACTCAGCCTGGGTAGCCAGATTTACACCACACAGGCGCTGGACGACTATAAACAGATGGCGCTTGGCAAGCGTAACTTTGATCGGCACGCTAACCATTATGCTTTCGATGCCAAATGGCAGGAGCCGCTCTGGAGCCTCAAGCTCGGCGTTGCTCACACGCGGGCGCCCAAAGGGGGCGGTGAACTCGGGTTTTATCCGCGGCACATGTCTAAAAACTCTCGTGGGACCTTTACCTCAATGGCCTATGCCGGTGAGGACTATATGCGAGATGGTGAAACCATGATGGCGGCCATTGCCGAATATCGCATCACACCGGAATTTACCGCCGGGTTGACGGGTAACGTGGGGCAATTCAGCTATCAGGGAGCGGCGGTTCGAACCGGGGAGATCAATGTCTTTGGCCGATGGGTCCCCACGCACCCGAAGCTGAAAAACCTGACGGTGTTTGGCATGGCAGGCCCAGGATGGTCTTATAAGAACGTGAATAAAACGCCGGTGCTGGCCGATGGACACTATCAGACCTCCCATTCGCTGTCGGCTGAATTTATCGCCGAGTACCGTTTCAAACTGTTTTAA
- the ubiB gene encoding ubiquinone biosynthesis regulatory protein kinase UbiB, which translates to MTPGEICRLYLIVRVFLSYGLDELIPKMRLTLPLRIGRRLLFWMPNRHKDKPLGERLRLALQELGPVWIKFGQMMSTRRDLFPPHIADQLTLLQDRVAPFDGALARKHIEQAMGGPLETWFDDFDQQALASASIAQVHTAKLKSSGQEVVLKVIRPDIGPIIKADVRLMYRLAGWVPKLLPDGRRLRPREVVREYEKTLLDELNLLREAANAIQLRRNFDGSPMLYVPEVYSDYCRESVLVMERIYGIPVSDIEALEKQNTNMKLLAERGVQVFFTQVFRDSFFHADMHPGNIFVSYEHPEDPCYIGIDCGIVGSLNKDDKRYLAENFIAFFNRDYRKVAELHVDSGWVPRDTNVEDFEFAIRTVCEPIFEKPLAEISFGNVLLNLFNTARRFNMEVQPQLVLLQKTLLYVEGLGRQLYPQLDLWTTAKPFLESWLRDQVGIPAVIRALKEKAPFWAEKLPELPELFYDSLQQHKLLQQSVDKLTGQMQAQRVRQGQSRYLFGVGATLLVSGTILLLGGVEVFPAWLMAAGVVAWIVGWKRTA; encoded by the coding sequence ATGACCCCTGGCGAGATCTGCCGCCTGTATTTGATTGTTCGCGTTTTTCTCAGCTATGGCCTGGATGAACTGATCCCCAAGATGCGTTTGACGCTGCCGCTGCGCATCGGTCGCCGCTTGTTGTTCTGGATGCCGAATCGCCATAAGGACAAACCCTTGGGGGAACGGTTGCGTCTGGCTCTGCAAGAGCTGGGTCCGGTGTGGATCAAGTTCGGTCAGATGATGTCGACCCGGCGCGATCTTTTCCCGCCGCATATTGCTGACCAACTGACACTATTGCAGGATCGCGTGGCTCCCTTTGATGGTGCACTGGCGCGCAAGCATATCGAGCAGGCGATGGGGGGCCCGCTGGAAACCTGGTTTGATGATTTTGACCAACAGGCGTTGGCGTCGGCATCGATTGCGCAGGTGCATACCGCCAAGCTGAAAAGTAGCGGCCAGGAAGTGGTGCTGAAGGTGATTCGCCCGGATATCGGGCCGATTATCAAAGCTGATGTGCGCCTGATGTATCGCCTGGCGGGGTGGGTACCGAAACTGCTGCCTGATGGCCGCCGTTTGCGCCCGCGTGAAGTGGTGCGAGAGTACGAGAAAACCCTGTTGGATGAACTGAATCTGCTGCGTGAAGCGGCGAACGCTATTCAGTTACGCCGTAATTTTGACGGTAGCCCAATGCTCTACGTGCCAGAAGTGTATTCCGATTACTGCCGCGAAAGCGTGTTGGTAATGGAACGGATATACGGCATTCCGGTCTCGGATATTGAGGCGCTGGAAAAACAGAATACCAATATGAAATTGCTCGCAGAACGTGGCGTGCAGGTGTTCTTCACTCAGGTGTTTCGCGACAGCTTCTTTCATGCCGACATGCATCCCGGCAATATTTTTGTCAGCTATGAGCATCCTGAAGATCCATGCTATATCGGCATCGACTGCGGCATCGTCGGGTCGCTGAACAAAGATGATAAGCGCTACCTGGCGGAGAATTTTATCGCCTTCTTCAATCGCGACTACCGTAAAGTGGCGGAACTGCACGTCGATTCCGGTTGGGTGCCACGTGATACCAATGTGGAAGATTTTGAGTTTGCCATCCGCACCGTCTGTGAGCCGATTTTTGAAAAACCGCTGGCAGAGATCTCGTTTGGTAACGTGTTGCTGAACCTGTTCAATACGGCACGCCGTTTCAACATGGAAGTGCAACCTCAACTGGTGTTATTGCAAAAGACCTTACTGTATGTTGAAGGTCTTGGCCGCCAACTTTATCCCCAGTTGGATCTGTGGACCACGGCCAAGCCTTTCCTGGAAAGTTGGTTGCGCGATCAGGTCGGCATTCCGGCGGTGATCCGTGCGCTGAAAGAAAAAGCGCCGTTTTGGGCAGAGAAACTGCCTGAATTGCCTGAATTATTTTATGACAGCCTGCAGCAACACAAGTTGTTGCAGCAAAGCGTAGATAAATTGACCGGGCAGATGCAGGCGCAACGCGTTCGGCAGGGTCAGTCACGGTATTTGTTTGGGGTTGGCGCTACACTGTTAGTAAGTGGTACGATTTTACTGCTGGGAGGCGTAGAGGTGTTTCCTGCCTGGTTGATGGCCGCAGGCGTTGTTGCCTGGATCGTCGGTTGGAAACGCACCGCTTGA
- a CDS encoding DedA family protein, producing the protein MSLNDVIHWVSEVVRQHEGWAIPIIFLLAFGESLAFLSLLLPATVILLALGALIGESGIAFWPIWGAAAVGAFFGDWLSYWVGYHYQGRVAHMWPLSRNPQLLVRGHAFFERWGVLGIFFGRFFGPLRAVVPLVGGICAMPQTSFQIANITSAMIWAFGILAPGAFGIKWFSQWMG; encoded by the coding sequence TTGAGCCTCAACGACGTTATTCACTGGGTGAGTGAAGTGGTACGCCAGCATGAAGGTTGGGCAATACCGATTATCTTCCTGCTGGCGTTTGGTGAGTCGCTGGCTTTTCTTTCTTTGCTGTTGCCTGCCACGGTCATTTTGCTGGCTCTGGGGGCATTGATTGGTGAAAGTGGTATCGCTTTCTGGCCGATCTGGGGGGCTGCTGCTGTGGGGGCCTTTTTTGGTGATTGGCTGTCCTACTGGGTAGGTTATCACTATCAGGGGCGGGTCGCGCATATGTGGCCCTTGTCGCGCAATCCACAACTCTTGGTACGGGGGCATGCGTTTTTTGAACGCTGGGGCGTGCTGGGTATTTTCTTTGGCCGTTTTTTCGGCCCTCTGCGTGCCGTGGTACCGTTGGTTGGTGGGATTTGCGCGATGCCGCAAACCTCGTTCCAGATTGCGAACATTACCTCAGCGATGATTTGGGCGTTCGGTATTCTGGCGCCTGGCGCATTTGGTATCAAATGGTTCAGCCAGTGGATGGGCTAG
- the rmuC gene encoding DNA recombination protein RmuC, protein MDTSLVYGIGGVAIGLLLGWLIASLRAQQHSAQHETDMRLLEQSLQQAQLETATRQEILQRHEQQLRQNDLELRTLHSQLAAGQERWQQLNHWRNECELLNQELRAQREVNSAQEAELREVTIRLEETRMAAEEKQRLLISSEQRLTTQFENLANRIFENSGRKVDEQNRQSLDRLLLPLREQLDGFRRQVQDSFGQEARERHTLTHEIRNLQQLNAQMAREAINLTKALKGDNKTQGNWGEVVLSRVLEASGLREGHEYETQVNVRLDHQSRMQPDVIVRLPQGKDVVIDAKMSLVAYERYFNSDDDIEREAALNEHIASLRGHIRLLGRKDYQQLPGLRSLDYVLMFIPVEPAFLLAIDREPELISEALQHNIMLVSPTTLLVALRTITNLWRYEHQSQNAQRIADRAARLYDKMRLFVDDMSALGQSLDKAQGSYHQAMNKLSAGRGNLIGQIEGFRALGVEVKRPINPQLVQQADAQHDAPAGSDEKIAELPRAQDDDDAEEPRSASQG, encoded by the coding sequence GTGGATACCAGTTTGGTTTACGGTATTGGTGGTGTTGCGATCGGGCTCCTACTGGGGTGGCTGATCGCCAGCCTGCGGGCGCAACAACACAGCGCTCAGCATGAAACCGATATGCGCCTATTAGAGCAATCTTTGCAGCAGGCACAGCTTGAAACGGCTACCCGCCAAGAAATTCTGCAGCGCCACGAACAGCAACTGCGGCAAAACGATCTGGAATTGCGCACGCTACATAGCCAACTGGCTGCCGGGCAGGAGAGATGGCAGCAACTTAATCACTGGCGCAACGAATGTGAATTATTGAATCAGGAACTGCGGGCACAGCGTGAGGTTAACAGTGCGCAAGAGGCGGAGCTGCGTGAGGTGACCATTCGCCTGGAAGAGACCCGCATGGCCGCAGAAGAGAAGCAGCGGTTGCTGATCAGCAGTGAACAGCGGCTGACCACACAATTCGAAAATCTGGCCAATCGCATATTCGAAAACAGTGGGCGCAAAGTGGATGAGCAGAACAGGCAAAGCCTTGACCGCCTGTTGCTGCCACTGCGTGAGCAGTTGGACGGTTTTCGTCGGCAGGTACAAGACAGTTTTGGCCAAGAAGCACGCGAACGCCATACGTTGACGCACGAAATCCGTAATCTACAACAATTGAATGCACAGATGGCACGGGAAGCGATCAACCTGACCAAAGCGCTGAAAGGTGATAACAAAACTCAGGGCAATTGGGGGGAGGTGGTGTTAAGCCGCGTGCTGGAAGCGTCTGGCCTGCGTGAAGGGCATGAATATGAAACTCAGGTCAACGTGCGGCTGGATCATCAAAGCCGTATGCAGCCCGACGTGATTGTGCGATTGCCGCAGGGCAAGGACGTGGTGATTGATGCCAAGATGTCGCTGGTGGCGTACGAACGTTATTTCAACAGTGACGATGACATCGAACGTGAAGCGGCATTAAATGAGCATATTGCTTCGCTGCGTGGGCATATCCGCTTACTGGGCCGCAAGGATTATCAGCAATTGCCGGGCTTGCGCTCGCTGGATTACGTGCTGATGTTTATCCCGGTGGAACCCGCATTCCTGCTGGCCATTGACCGTGAGCCGGAACTGATTAGCGAGGCGTTGCAACATAACATCATGTTGGTCAGCCCAACCACGCTGTTGGTGGCGCTACGTACCATTACCAATCTGTGGCGCTATGAGCACCAAAGCCAGAACGCTCAACGCATTGCCGATCGTGCCGCACGGCTGTATGACAAAATGCGCCTGTTCGTTGACGACATGTCGGCGTTGGGGCAAAGCCTGGATAAAGCGCAAGGCAGTTATCATCAGGCAATGAACAAACTGAGTGCTGGCCGTGGTAATCTTATCGGCCAGATTGAGGGCTTCCGGGCGCTGGGGGTTGAGGTCAAACGGCCAATCAACCCGCAACTGGTGCAGCAGGCGGATGCCCAACATGATGCCCCGGCAGGATCGGACGAGAAAATTGCTGAACTGCCAAGGGCGCAAGACGACGATGACGCCGAAGAACCGCGTTCCGCATCGCAGGGGTGA
- a CDS encoding histidine phosphatase family protein yields the protein MKIKIGLFVAALSLSSASVFNVSAAETDSINIYFARHGKTILNTYDRVQGWADSPLTPAGIETARYLGAGLKDIPFERYYTSDAGRQRETMQVILKEMGKSDVKVTELTDLREMFFGGFEGLPNADMANAAAKALGIASGAAMFQQMSEGKVSLIPMVEGITQSDDKKQAESALQVKTRMQHALNTMVQDAIKEGDKNILAVSSGLSMQMMISDMTDNPNKNKPLANAAVVKITYKDGKYKVTDVGDMSYVTKGKEVINKGQ from the coding sequence ATGAAAATCAAGATAGGATTATTCGTAGCTGCACTTTCTCTTTCCTCAGCATCGGTCTTCAACGTTTCTGCCGCAGAAACCGACAGCATCAATATCTACTTCGCTCGTCACGGTAAAACCATACTCAATACTTACGATCGGGTGCAAGGTTGGGCAGATTCTCCGCTAACGCCAGCCGGGATTGAAACAGCACGCTATCTGGGGGCTGGGCTGAAGGACATTCCTTTTGAACGTTACTACACCAGTGATGCTGGTCGCCAGCGCGAAACGATGCAGGTGATCCTGAAGGAAATGGGTAAATCAGACGTTAAAGTAACGGAACTGACTGATTTACGTGAAATGTTCTTCGGCGGTTTTGAAGGGCTACCTAACGCAGATATGGCTAACGCGGCCGCGAAGGCATTGGGTATCGCTTCTGGTGCCGCCATGTTCCAGCAGATGAGTGAAGGCAAAGTGAGCCTGATCCCTATGGTAGAGGGTATTACCCAGAGCGATGACAAGAAACAGGCGGAAAGCGCACTGCAGGTTAAAACGCGTATGCAGCATGCGTTAAATACCATGGTGCAGGATGCCATCAAGGAGGGAGATAAAAACATCCTGGCAGTCTCTTCTGGATTATCGATGCAGATGATGATCTCTGATATGACCGATAATCCGAACAAAAATAAACCGCTGGCTAATGCCGCAGTTGTGAAAATTACTTATAAAGATGGCAAATATAAGGTAACTGATGTTGGCGATATGAGTTATGTCACCAAAGGGAAGGAAGTCATCAATAAAGGGCAGTAA
- the ubiE gene encoding bifunctional demethylmenaquinone methyltransferase/2-methoxy-6-polyprenyl-1,4-benzoquinol methylase UbiE, which translates to MADQAQETTDFGFRTVARDEKQAMVANVFHSVAAKYDVMNDLMSFGIHRIWKRFTIDCSGVRRGQRVLDLAGGTGDLAAKFSRMVGEQGQVILADINESMLKMGREKLRDHGIVGNISYVQANAEALPFPDNYFDCITISFGLRNVTDKDKALRSMFRVLKPGGRLLVLEFSKPLLEPLSKAYDAYSFHVLPKIGELVVKDPDSYRYLAESIRMHPDQDTLKGMMSAAGFENVSYFNLTGGIVALHRGYKF; encoded by the coding sequence ATGGCAGATCAAGCGCAGGAAACCACCGACTTTGGCTTTCGTACCGTCGCAAGGGACGAGAAGCAGGCCATGGTGGCCAACGTTTTTCACTCGGTAGCGGCAAAATATGATGTGATGAACGACCTGATGTCGTTTGGTATCCACCGTATCTGGAAGCGTTTTACCATTGATTGCAGCGGTGTGCGCCGTGGCCAGCGCGTGCTGGATCTGGCCGGCGGAACCGGCGATCTGGCGGCCAAGTTCTCGCGTATGGTAGGCGAGCAGGGGCAGGTCATTCTGGCTGATATCAACGAGTCGATGCTCAAAATGGGGCGTGAAAAGCTGCGCGACCATGGCATTGTTGGCAATATCAGTTATGTTCAGGCTAACGCCGAAGCGCTGCCCTTCCCGGATAACTATTTCGATTGCATCACCATTTCTTTTGGCCTGCGTAACGTTACCGATAAAGACAAGGCACTGCGTTCCATGTTCCGGGTACTCAAGCCGGGTGGTCGCCTGTTGGTGCTGGAGTTCTCCAAACCGCTGCTGGAGCCGTTGAGCAAAGCTTACGATGCTTACTCCTTCCATGTGCTGCCAAAAATTGGTGAGCTGGTGGTAAAAGATCCAGACAGTTACCGTTATCTGGCAGAGTCAATTCGTATGCATCCCGATCAGGACACCCTGAAGGGGATGATGAGTGCTGCCGGTTTTGAAAACGTCTCCTATTTCAACCTGACCGGTGGGATTGTCGCGTTACACCGGGGCTACAAGTTCTGA
- a CDS encoding SCP2 domain-containing protein codes for MLLTPLLTGVLETSLNSLLFRDRSMKAARQRLVGRVLRIELEELSSPLVLVFSEQRVDVLGQSEDTADCTVQTRVPVLLKLRDRQQLSPLMRSGDLIVEGDIQVVQQLVGLLDLAEWDPAEWLAPYVGDIAAQGLSQMVGKGISLLKSGVQSQQRYVAEALTEEWRMAPGPLEVVWFNEEVDAAARSVEALIARMDKLEGKR; via the coding sequence ATGCTGCTAACCCCGCTATTGACCGGTGTGCTGGAAACGTCGCTCAACAGCCTGCTGTTTCGCGATCGCAGCATGAAAGCTGCCCGCCAACGATTGGTGGGTAGGGTGTTGCGTATTGAACTGGAAGAACTCTCTTCGCCATTGGTGCTGGTGTTCAGTGAGCAACGTGTGGATGTGCTGGGTCAGTCCGAAGACACTGCGGATTGCACGGTGCAAACGCGTGTACCCGTGCTGCTGAAATTGCGCGATCGCCAGCAACTTTCGCCGCTGATGCGTAGCGGCGATCTGATCGTCGAGGGCGATATTCAGGTGGTGCAGCAGCTGGTGGGATTGCTTGATCTGGCAGAATGGGATCCGGCGGAGTGGTTGGCCCCGTATGTGGGTGACATCGCTGCGCAAGGGCTTAGCCAGATGGTCGGCAAAGGAATTAGCCTGTTAAAGTCCGGCGTGCAAAGCCAGCAACGTTATGTGGCGGAAGCGCTGACGGAAGAATGGCGAATGGCCCCAGGGCCGCTTGAAGTGGTGTGGTTTAACGAAGAGGTTGATGCCGCTGCCCGCAGTGTGGAAGCACTGATTGCCCGTATGGACAAGTTGGAGGGTAAACGATGA